From a single Pochonia chlamydosporia 170 chromosome Unknown PCv3seq00010, whole genome shotgun sequence genomic region:
- a CDS encoding malic acid transport protein (similar to Verticillium alfalfae VaMs.102 XP_003004600.1) has translation MNDRLRAKSWCDLVKSNRRTRIPSFGNLRSLKADASKEEPDSMATTPKLEAQVDNEKNAHNYHPDDIDIYDPNRPKLGFKHRLHHFTWAWYTFPMSTGGLSLLIFAQPHQFPGLKSIGMVVYVVNIGIFVAVSAMMAARFLIHPGDMSKSLKHPREGFFVPTFFLATATLVTSTSRYAIPTSDAGLIWGVQGAFWVYLVLTLVLAVGQYSLVFAAHSFGLQTMMPTWILPIFPIMLSGTIASVIAETEPAASAVSIIVAGISCQGLGFAVAVMMYAHMVGRLMQAGLPNREHRPGLFMCVGPPAFTALALIGMAQGVPEVASHDKAGLPVDLNTIRTMALISAIFLWSVSLWWFGIAVVAVIQSVPKYFHLGWWAMVFPNTGFILATISIGQELGNDGVLWFATVLSVCLLGMYFFVLFFNIRAVITQDIMYPGRDEDFEDH, from the coding sequence ATGAACGATAGGCTGAGAGCAAAGAGCTGGTGCGATCTAGTCAAGTCAAACAGGCGCACGCGCATACCATCATTCGGCAATTTACGGTCCTTAAAAGCCGATGCCAGCAAGGAAGAACCTGACAGCATGGCTACTACGCCAAAGCTCGAGGCTCAGGTCGACAATGAGAAGAACGCGCATAATTATCACCCCGACGACATCGACATTTACGACCCTAACCGACCTAAACTCGGTTTCAAACATCGACTACACCACTTCACTTGGGCATGGTACACCTTCCCCATGAGCACGGGAGGTCTTTCCTTGCTCATCTTTGCTCAACCTCACCAGTTTCCCGGCCTGAAATCCATCGGCATGGTAGTCTACGTCGTAAACATCGGCATCTTTGTTGCCGTATCTGCAATGATGGCAGCGCGGTTTCTTATACATCCCGGAGACATGTCGAAATCTCTCAAACATCCTCGAGAAGGTTTCTTTGTGCCAACGTTCTTTCTCGCCACGGCCACCCTCGTAACAAGCACGTCTCGCTATGCTATTCCTACAAGCGACGCAGGGCTCATCTGGGGTGTTCAGGGAGCGTTTTGGGTCTACCTCGTATTGACCTTGGTGCTCGCCGTCGGACAATATAGCCTCGTCTTTGCCGCTCACAGCTTCGGACTGCAAACCATGATGCCGACGTGGATCCTGCCCATCTTCCCCATCATGCTGTCCGGCACAATTGCTTCCGTTATTGCCGAAACAGAACCCGCTGCCTCCGCTGTTTCCATCATTGTTGCCGGTATATCATGCCAGggtcttggctttgctgttgctgtcaTGATGTATGCCCACATGGTCGGCCGTCTTATGCAGGCTGGATTGCCAAATCGGGAGCATCGGCCGGGATTATTCATGTGTGTGGGTCCTCCGGCATTCACGGCCCTAGCACTCATCGGCATGGCTCAGGGCGTGCCTGAAGTTGCCAGCCACGACAAGGCTGGcctaccagttgaccttaACACTATTCGAACAATGGCCTTAATCAGTGCCATTTTCCTCTGGTCTGTTAGTCTCTGGTGGTTCGGCATTGCTGTAGTCGCCGTTATCCAATCGGTCCCCAAATACTTCCATCTCGGATGGTGGGCCATGGTCTTCCCCAACACTGGTTTCATCTTGGCAACGATATCTATTGGCCAAGAGCTAGGTAACGATGGCGTTCTGTGGTTTGCTACAGTACTCAGCGTTTGTCTACTTGGGATGTActtctttgttttgttcttcAACATTAGGGCTGTTATTACGCAGGATATTATGTACCCTGGGAGAGACGAGGATTTTGAGGATCACTGA